From Oryza sativa Japonica Group chromosome 4, ASM3414082v1, one genomic window encodes:
- the LOC9271479 gene encoding uncharacterized protein, with protein sequence MEGERSYVTPPPPPPPPPSPTTHVTVIVIVVPIVGVICLGLLAALLFVVFRRRRRARRDEEEEEAKVEEVEDVEVKVTEHVRIVEGVVGEAGVAGVAAGGAIGCGGGGGGGISGGAAAVVAEAVAAGAVVVDDEIKVEEHVVKVTEASARRDHHDHE encoded by the coding sequence ATGGAGGGCGAACGATCCTACGTCactccgccgccccctccgccgccgccgccgtcgcctacgACGCACGTCACGGTGATCGTCATCGTGGTCCCGATCGTGGGCGTCATCtgcctcggcctcctcgccgcgctgctgttcgtcgtcttcaggaggcggcggcgcgcgcggcgcgacgaggaggaggaggaagcgaaggtggaggaggtggaggacgtggaggTGAAGGTGACGGAGCACGTGCGCATCGTGGAgggcgtcgtcggcgaggcCGGGGTCGCCGGCGTGGCGGCCGGTGGGGCCATCGgctgcggaggcggaggcggcggcggtataagtggcggcgccgccgcggtggtggcggaggcggtggcggccggggcggtggtcgtcgacgacgagatCAAGGTGGAGGAGCACGTCGTGAAGGTCACCGAGGCGTCGGCTCGGCGAGATCACCATGATCATGAATGA
- the LOC4335917 gene encoding uncharacterized protein — MDLVAGGVIRGLPSSWERIRSPRTPLFLSSWASRRRVAFAACSSCPLVVCRNASAVVPFAKKKRKGGSEEPPDEEEGDDFVDEMEGEDDDDEEEEDVDDDDLLDDNEDDDDDYSFEDDFESDDEQDLYVGDGGAGGGISLAGTWWDKEALALAEEVSNSFDGDLKIYAFKTAANLTIRVRIEKMSTRYGSPTIDDIEAFTIAYRAKIDDAESAGRIPQNISLEVSSPGVERVIRIPDDLERFKERAMYVRYTITSDGGEGMTPQEGDGVFRLISYDMDLCECTWGIADVKINRQQAGKGRPLSKKQREWRLQTPFESLKLVRVHSDC, encoded by the exons ATGGATTTGGTCGCGGGAGGAGTGATTCGCGGACTCCCGTCATCCTGGGAACGCATCAGATCGCCGAGGACTCCGCTCTTTCTCAGTTCTTGGGCTTCTCGCCGCCGCGTTGCTTTTGCGGCGTGCTCGTCATGCCCGCTGGTTGTTTGTCGAAATGCCTCAGCGGTGGTGCCGTTCGccaagaaaaaaaggaaggggGGAAGTGAGGAGCCGCCtgatgaggaggagggtgaTGATTTTGTTGATGAGATGGAGGGTGAagacgatgatgatgaggaggaggaggatgttgATGATGATG ATCTATTGGATGATAacgaggatgatgatgatgactatTCTTTTGAAGATGATTTTGAGAGTGATGATGAACAAGATCTTTAT GTTGGGGATGGAGGTGCTGGTGGCGGAATATCACTTGCTGGCACATGGTGGGATAAGGAAGCATTGGCTTTGGCAGAGGAGGTCTCAAATTCATTTGATGGAGACTTAAAAATTTATGCTTTCAAGACAGCTGCTAATTTAACCATCAGAGTACGCATTGAGAAGATGTCAACCAG GTATGGTTCTCCAACCATAGATGATATCGAAGCGTTCACAATTGCATACCGTGCAAAGATTGATGATGCAGAGTCAGCAGGCAGGATACCACAAAACATATCCTTGGAG GTGTCATCCCCTGGTGTGGAGAGGGTTATCCGCATCCCTGATGATCTTGAACGCTTCAAAGAACGGGCCATGTATGTCAGGTACACCATTACAAGCGACGGCGGAGAAGGGATGACGCCTCAGGAAGGCGATGGAGTTTTCAGGCTCATCTCCTACGACATGGACCTGTGCGAGTGCACCTGGGGTATAGCTGATGTGAAGATCAACAGGCAGCAGGCCGGCAAGGGAAGGCCCCTGAGCAAGAAGCAGAGGGAGTGGCGGCTGCAGACGCCATTTGAGTCACTGAAGTTGGTCAGGGTGCATTCTGACTGCTGA
- the LOC9268931 gene encoding protein TRACHEARY ELEMENT DIFFERENTIATION-RELATED 7, producing MARGNSEFVSFWRVDPPPPHCPPPPPPPPPPPPPPPPPPPPPPPPPPPPPPPPPPPPPPPPPPPPPPPPNNIVVIVVVPIAGLLFLGLLAGLFLLARARRRRRAEAAEEETMEEVDDVEVAHHVRAEEHVVAGPSGEMLKVLDVTDEVDVHEHIVRHEHEHERHDVVEREG from the coding sequence ATGGCTAGAGGCAATTCCGAATTCGTATCGTTTTGGCGCGTCGACCCGCCGCCACCACACtgcccgcctccaccaccgccgccacctccacctcctcctccacctccaccgccaccgccaccgccaccgcctccgcctccaccgccgccaccgccaccgccgccgccgccaccaccgccgccgccaccgccgccgccgccgccgccgaacaaCATCGTGGTGATAGTGGTCGTCCCGATCGCCGGGCTGCTGTTCCTCGGCCTCCTCGCGGGGCTGTTCCTgctggcgcgggcgcggcggcggcggagggcggaggcggcggaggaggagacgatggAGGAGGTGGACGACGTGGAGGTCGCCCACCACGTGCGCGCGGAGGAGCACGTGGTGGCCGGGCCGTCGGGGGAGATGCTCAAGGTGCTCGACGTCACCGACGAGGTCGACGTCCACGAGCACATCGTCCGCCACGAGCACGAGCACGAACGCCATGACGTCGTCGAAAGGGAAGGATGA
- the LOC4335918 gene encoding probable pectinesterase/pectinesterase inhibitor 51 has translation MPRSLGYGHGHGHELRRRRLLPVASAAAVLLLLALLIILPSTPPGGPRASSDPASLLRAAIAAHPEPGSYARPCADHLSLSLHRLRAAAASLDSGDHPAALHLASASLQYQYDCSHLLSLPAFPSHPITSRFLASLAPPRPGAAATTKPSSANAYAAAFPATLRAHATVCNASPSATTQRSDYSTVQAAIDAAPNHTAGHFVIKVAAGIYKENVVIPYEKTNILLVGDGIGATVITASRSVGIDGIGTYETATVAVIGDGFRAKDITFENGAGAGAHQAVAFRSDSDRSVLENVEFRGHQDTLYARTMRQLYRRCRITGTVDFIFGNSAAVFEECVIKTVPRAEGARKSARNVVAANGRIDPGQTTGFVFWNCTLDGSKEFLALFRAKPESYRLYLGRPWKEYAITVYAGCYLGKVVRPVGWLPWRGEFALRTLYYGEFDSRGPGANHTARVEWSSQAPEQFVGVYSVENFIQGHEWIAY, from the coding sequence atGCCGCGCTCCCTCGGctacggccacggccacggccacgaactccgccgccgccgcctcctccccgtcgcctccgcggcggcggtgctcctgCTCCTCGCGCtgctcatcatcctcccctccaCGCCGCCGGGAGGGCCCCGCGCGTCGTCGGACCCCGCCTCGCTCCTCCGCGCGGCCATCGCGGCGCACCCGGAGCCGGGATCCTACGCGCGGCCCTGCGCCGACCACCTGTCCCTctccctccaccgcctccgcgccgcggccgcctccctcGACTCCGGCGACCACCCCGCCGCGCTccacctcgcctccgcctcgctcCAGTACCAGTACGACtgctcccacctcctctccctcccggccttCCCCTCCCACCCCATCACCTCCCGCTTCCTCGCTTCCCTCGCCCCGCCGcgacccggcgccgccgccaccaccaaacCCTCCTCCGCCAACGCCTACGCCGCCGCCTTTCCGGCGACCCTCCGCGCGCACGCCACCGTCTGCAACGCAAGCCCATCAGCGACGACGCAGCGGTCCGATTACTCCACCGTGCAAGCCGCCATTGACGCGGCGCCGAACCACACCGCGGGGCATTTCGTCATCAAGGTGGCTGCAGGTATATACAAGGAGAATGTGGTAATTCCGTATGAGAAGACCAACATTTTGCTGGTGGGTGATGGGATTGGTGCTACCGTGATCACTGCCTCGCGGAGTGTGGGGATTGATGGGATTGGTACCTATGAAACTGCAACTGTTGCCGTCATCGGTGATGGTTTCCGGGCAAAGGATATAACATTCGAGAACGGCGCGGGTGCGGGAGCTCATCAGGCGGTGGCATTCCGGTCAGACAGTGACCGGTCGGTGCTGGAGAACGTCGAGTTCCGCGGCCACCAGGACACACTGTATGCTCGCACGATGCGGCAGCTGTATCGCCGGTGCCGTATCACGGGGACGGTCGATTTCATATTCGGGAATTCAGCGGCGGTGTTTGAGGAATGCGTGATCAAGACGGTGCCACGGGCAGAGGGAGCTCGAAAGAGCGCGCGCAATGTGGTGGCGGCAAATGGGAGGATTGATCCAGGGCAGACAACGGGGTTTGTGTTCTGGAATTGCACACTTGATGGGAGCAAAGAGTTCTTAGCGTTGTTTCGGGCAAAGCCGGAGTCTTATCGGCTGTATTTGGGGCGCCCATGGAAGGAGTATGCAATTACAGTGTATGCCGGATGTTATTTGGGGAAGGTTGTCAGGCCAGTGGGATGGCTTCCTTGGCGTGGGGAATTCGCACTCAGGACGCTATACTATGGGGAGTTTGACAGTCGAGGGCCTGGTGCAAATCACACGGCAAGGGTTGAGTGGAGCAGCCAGGCACCAGAACAATTTGTAGGAGTCTACTCAGTAGAGAACTTTATTCAGGGGCATGAATGGATTGCATACTAA